A portion of the Chelmon rostratus isolate fCheRos1 chromosome 15, fCheRos1.pri, whole genome shotgun sequence genome contains these proteins:
- the dnal1 gene encoding dynein light chain 1, axonemal — MAKATTVREALAKWEEKSGEKVSEAKAIKLYGQVPPIEKMDASLSTLTNCEQLSLSTNCIDKITNLNGLKNLRILSLGRNNIKILSGLEAVGDTLEELWISYNLIERLKGIKYLKNLRVLYMSNNLVKEWGEFMRLADLPCLADLVFVGNPLEEKHSTEGTWMDEASNRLPNLKKLDGTPVIKQEEDEGDGEN; from the exons ATG GCCAAAGCAACGACTGTGAGGGAAGCACTGGCCAAATGG gaggagaagtcaggggagaaagtgagtgaggcCAAAGCCATAAAACTGTATGGTCAGGTCCCTCCGATAGAGAAGATGGATGCCTCCCTCTCCACACTCACAAACTGCGA GCAGCTGTCTCTGTCAACAAACTGCATCGACAAAATAACCAATCTCAATGGCCTGA AGAACTTGAGGATATTGTCATTAGGAAGAAATAATATAAAGATCCTCTCTGGGCTG gaggcaGTAGGGGACACATTAGAAGAGTTGTGGATCTCCTATAATTTGATAGAGAGACTGAAGGGAATCAAATACCTGAAGAACCTCAGAGTCCTCTACATGTCCAACAACCTAGTCAAAGAATGGG GAGAGTTTATGAGGCTAGCTGACCTGCCATGCCTCGCAGACCTGGTGTTTGTTGGAAATCCTCTGGAGGAGAAGCATTCAACTGAAGGAACCTGGATGGATGAAGCCTCTAATAGACTACCTAATCTGAAGAAACTAGATG gaACTCCAGTCATCAAAcaagaagaggatgaaggagatggagagaactGA
- the tedc1 gene encoding tubulin epsilon and delta complex protein 1 isoform X3: MQRSKAAVSVQVKQVIGALCELLVATGLEVVPLPETFRRAKFGGGRLVEDQFWHLLANILQAAGIVSCEAPAQPRGASEHRKLVAAGLWLTGYHANWMCGREGGEGGEGERFTSRDLLLALGWLLATGTLEKLLTQQVQQLDKTLLTPTPVNAQLSSKLQLDSSSMRKLQWLIGCLRCQGQTLLSMQEERTRLLHAVLFAAVSSAVCSDQSSTLLQEDCLCMQQLCDLLEAYLNWKKVEKVFWTWMFPSRWQQPRVPGNVTQSMCVCVGQCGGLPPDRSCCRDAYTCTQSECKTVSPWKPGAKEIGGDAVKTAYRTGVQHRGRTRQHLPPSSSLLSPIPAFPPPSLPSQAPD, translated from the exons ATGCAGCGTAGTAAAGCCGCTGTGAGTGTGCAAGTAAAGCAGGTGATAGGAGCTCTGTGTGAACTGCTAGTGGCCACCGGCCTGGAAGTTGTCCCCTTACCGGAGACCTTCAGGCGGGCTAAATTTGGTGGTGGACGCTTGGTG GAGGATCAGTTTTGGCACCTCCTTGCCAACATCCTTCAGGCAGCTGGCATTGTTTCCTGTGAAGCTCCAGCACAGCCAAGAGGAG CTTCAGAGCACAGGAAGCTGGTAGCTGCAGGCCTCTGGCTGACTGGCTACCATGCTAACTGGatgtgtgggagggagggaggagaaggaggtgaaggagagagatTTACCAGCAGAGACCTCCTTCTGGCGCTGGGATGGCTCCTCGCTACAGGAACACTGGAGAAATTGCTGACACAGCAGGTGCAGCAATTGGACAAAACACTGCTCACACCTACACCT GTGAATGCACAGCTTTCCAGTAAGCTCCAGTTAGACTCCTCATCTATGAGGAAACTTCAGTGGCTCATTGGCTGTCTGAGATGCCAGGGGCAGACCCTGCTGTCCATGCAAGAAGAGCGAACTCGTTTGCTCCATGCT gttttGTTTGCTGCCGTGTCCTCCGCTGTGTGCTCTGATCAAAGCTCAACATTGCTCCAGGAG GACTGTTTGTGtatgcagcagctctgtgacctCCTAGAAGCATATCTGAATTGGAAAAAGGTTGAAAAAGTCTTCTGGACATGGATG TTTCCTTCAAGATGGCAGCAGCCACGTGTACCAGGAAATGTGACAcaaagcatgtgtgtatgtgtaggaCAGTGTGGTGGACTGCCACCTGACAGATCCTGTTGTCGAGACGCCTACACGTGTACCCAATCGGAGTGCAAGACTgtgtcaccatggaaaccaggGGCTAAAGAAATTGGAGGAGATGCTGTTAAGACTGCCTACAGGACAGGTGTGCAGCACAGAG GGAGAACCAGACaacacctccctccctcctcttctctcctctctcccatcCCTGCCTTCCCACCCCCAAGTCTCCCGAGCCAGGCTCCAGACTGA
- the tedc1 gene encoding tubulin epsilon and delta complex protein 1 isoform X2, translated as MQRSKAAVSVQVKQVIGALCELLVATGLEVVPLPETFRRAKFGGGRLVEDQFWHLLANILQAAGIVSCEAPAQPRGASEHRKLVAAGLWLTGYHANWMCGREGGEGGEGERFTSRDLLLALGWLLATGTLEKLLTQQVQQLDKTLLTPTPVNAQLSSKLQLDSSSMRKLQWLIGCLRCQGQTLLSMQEERTRLLHAVLFAAVSSAVCSDQSSTLLQEDCLCMQQLCDLLEAYLNWKKVEKVFWTWMDSVVDCHLTDPVVETPTRVPNRSARLCHHGNQGLKKLEEMLLRLPTGQGEPDNTSLPPLLSSLPSLPSHPQVSRARLQTERPVKYSSNAAEGLHSGAEAPDKLPSSQAVQVLLQTEALLLERRDRQRLANRMQLQEMVCRLDELLLIPP; from the exons ATGCAGCGTAGTAAAGCCGCTGTGAGTGTGCAAGTAAAGCAGGTGATAGGAGCTCTGTGTGAACTGCTAGTGGCCACCGGCCTGGAAGTTGTCCCCTTACCGGAGACCTTCAGGCGGGCTAAATTTGGTGGTGGACGCTTGGTG GAGGATCAGTTTTGGCACCTCCTTGCCAACATCCTTCAGGCAGCTGGCATTGTTTCCTGTGAAGCTCCAGCACAGCCAAGAGGAG CTTCAGAGCACAGGAAGCTGGTAGCTGCAGGCCTCTGGCTGACTGGCTACCATGCTAACTGGatgtgtgggagggagggaggagaaggaggtgaaggagagagatTTACCAGCAGAGACCTCCTTCTGGCGCTGGGATGGCTCCTCGCTACAGGAACACTGGAGAAATTGCTGACACAGCAGGTGCAGCAATTGGACAAAACACTGCTCACACCTACACCT GTGAATGCACAGCTTTCCAGTAAGCTCCAGTTAGACTCCTCATCTATGAGGAAACTTCAGTGGCTCATTGGCTGTCTGAGATGCCAGGGGCAGACCCTGCTGTCCATGCAAGAAGAGCGAACTCGTTTGCTCCATGCT gttttGTTTGCTGCCGTGTCCTCCGCTGTGTGCTCTGATCAAAGCTCAACATTGCTCCAGGAG GACTGTTTGTGtatgcagcagctctgtgacctCCTAGAAGCATATCTGAATTGGAAAAAGGTTGAAAAAGTCTTCTGGACATGGATG gaCAGTGTGGTGGACTGCCACCTGACAGATCCTGTTGTCGAGACGCCTACACGTGTACCCAATCGGAGTGCAAGACTgtgtcaccatggaaaccaggGGCTAAAGAAATTGGAGGAGATGCTGTTAAGACTGCCTACAGGACAG GGAGAACCAGACaacacctccctccctcctcttctctcctctctcccatcCCTGCCTTCCCACCCCCAAGTCTCCCGAGCCAGGCTCCAGACTGAGAGGCCTGTCAAATACAGCAGCAACGCAGCAGAGGGGCTCCACAGTGGGGCTGAGGCTCCAGACAAGCTCCCATCGTCTCAGGCTGTGCAGGTGCTTCTTCAGACagaggctctgctgctggagaggagggacaggCAGCGACTGGCCAACAggatgcagctgcaggagatgGTCTGCAGGCTGGATGAACTGTTGTTGATACCACcatag
- the tedc1 gene encoding tubulin epsilon and delta complex protein 1 isoform X1, with amino-acid sequence MQRSKAAVSVQVKQVIGALCELLVATGLEVVPLPETFRRAKFGGGRLVEDQFWHLLANILQAAGIVSCEAPAQPRGASEHRKLVAAGLWLTGYHANWMCGREGGEGGEGERFTSRDLLLALGWLLATGTLEKLLTQQVQQLDKTLLTPTPVNAQLSSKLQLDSSSMRKLQWLIGCLRCQGQTLLSMQEERTRLLHAVLFAAVSSAVCSDQSSTLLQEDCLCMQQLCDLLEAYLNWKKVEKVFWTWMDSVVDCHLTDPVVETPTRVPNRSARLCHHGNQGLKKLEEMLLRLPTGQVCSTEGEPDNTSLPPLLSSLPSLPSHPQVSRARLQTERPVKYSSNAAEGLHSGAEAPDKLPSSQAVQVLLQTEALLLERRDRQRLANRMQLQEMVCRLDELLLIPP; translated from the exons ATGCAGCGTAGTAAAGCCGCTGTGAGTGTGCAAGTAAAGCAGGTGATAGGAGCTCTGTGTGAACTGCTAGTGGCCACCGGCCTGGAAGTTGTCCCCTTACCGGAGACCTTCAGGCGGGCTAAATTTGGTGGTGGACGCTTGGTG GAGGATCAGTTTTGGCACCTCCTTGCCAACATCCTTCAGGCAGCTGGCATTGTTTCCTGTGAAGCTCCAGCACAGCCAAGAGGAG CTTCAGAGCACAGGAAGCTGGTAGCTGCAGGCCTCTGGCTGACTGGCTACCATGCTAACTGGatgtgtgggagggagggaggagaaggaggtgaaggagagagatTTACCAGCAGAGACCTCCTTCTGGCGCTGGGATGGCTCCTCGCTACAGGAACACTGGAGAAATTGCTGACACAGCAGGTGCAGCAATTGGACAAAACACTGCTCACACCTACACCT GTGAATGCACAGCTTTCCAGTAAGCTCCAGTTAGACTCCTCATCTATGAGGAAACTTCAGTGGCTCATTGGCTGTCTGAGATGCCAGGGGCAGACCCTGCTGTCCATGCAAGAAGAGCGAACTCGTTTGCTCCATGCT gttttGTTTGCTGCCGTGTCCTCCGCTGTGTGCTCTGATCAAAGCTCAACATTGCTCCAGGAG GACTGTTTGTGtatgcagcagctctgtgacctCCTAGAAGCATATCTGAATTGGAAAAAGGTTGAAAAAGTCTTCTGGACATGGATG gaCAGTGTGGTGGACTGCCACCTGACAGATCCTGTTGTCGAGACGCCTACACGTGTACCCAATCGGAGTGCAAGACTgtgtcaccatggaaaccaggGGCTAAAGAAATTGGAGGAGATGCTGTTAAGACTGCCTACAGGACAGGTGTGCAGCACAGAG GGAGAACCAGACaacacctccctccctcctcttctctcctctctcccatcCCTGCCTTCCCACCCCCAAGTCTCCCGAGCCAGGCTCCAGACTGAGAGGCCTGTCAAATACAGCAGCAACGCAGCAGAGGGGCTCCACAGTGGGGCTGAGGCTCCAGACAAGCTCCCATCGTCTCAGGCTGTGCAGGTGCTTCTTCAGACagaggctctgctgctggagaggagggacaggCAGCGACTGGCCAACAggatgcagctgcaggagatgGTCTGCAGGCTGGATGAACTGTTGTTGATACCACcatag
- the tedc1 gene encoding tubulin epsilon and delta complex protein 1 isoform X4 has product MQRSKAAVSVQVKQVIGALCELLVATGLEVVPLPETFRRAKFGGGRLVEDQFWHLLANILQAAGIVSCEAPAQPRGASEHRKLVAAGLWLTGYHANWMCGREGGEGGEGERFTSRDLLLALGWLLATGTLEKLLTQQVQQLDKTLLTPTPVNAQLSSKLQLDSSSMRKLQWLIGCLRCQGQTLLSMQEERTRLLHAVLFAAVSSAVCSDQSSTLLQEDCLCMQQLCDLLEAYLNWKKVEKVFWTWMFPSRWQQPRVPGNVTQSMCVCVGQCGGLPPDRSCCRDAYTCTQSECKTVSPWKPGAKEIGGDAVKTAYRTGRTRQHLPPSSSLLSPIPAFPPPSLPSQAPD; this is encoded by the exons ATGCAGCGTAGTAAAGCCGCTGTGAGTGTGCAAGTAAAGCAGGTGATAGGAGCTCTGTGTGAACTGCTAGTGGCCACCGGCCTGGAAGTTGTCCCCTTACCGGAGACCTTCAGGCGGGCTAAATTTGGTGGTGGACGCTTGGTG GAGGATCAGTTTTGGCACCTCCTTGCCAACATCCTTCAGGCAGCTGGCATTGTTTCCTGTGAAGCTCCAGCACAGCCAAGAGGAG CTTCAGAGCACAGGAAGCTGGTAGCTGCAGGCCTCTGGCTGACTGGCTACCATGCTAACTGGatgtgtgggagggagggaggagaaggaggtgaaggagagagatTTACCAGCAGAGACCTCCTTCTGGCGCTGGGATGGCTCCTCGCTACAGGAACACTGGAGAAATTGCTGACACAGCAGGTGCAGCAATTGGACAAAACACTGCTCACACCTACACCT GTGAATGCACAGCTTTCCAGTAAGCTCCAGTTAGACTCCTCATCTATGAGGAAACTTCAGTGGCTCATTGGCTGTCTGAGATGCCAGGGGCAGACCCTGCTGTCCATGCAAGAAGAGCGAACTCGTTTGCTCCATGCT gttttGTTTGCTGCCGTGTCCTCCGCTGTGTGCTCTGATCAAAGCTCAACATTGCTCCAGGAG GACTGTTTGTGtatgcagcagctctgtgacctCCTAGAAGCATATCTGAATTGGAAAAAGGTTGAAAAAGTCTTCTGGACATGGATG TTTCCTTCAAGATGGCAGCAGCCACGTGTACCAGGAAATGTGACAcaaagcatgtgtgtatgtgtaggaCAGTGTGGTGGACTGCCACCTGACAGATCCTGTTGTCGAGACGCCTACACGTGTACCCAATCGGAGTGCAAGACTgtgtcaccatggaaaccaggGGCTAAAGAAATTGGAGGAGATGCTGTTAAGACTGCCTACAGGACAG GGAGAACCAGACaacacctccctccctcctcttctctcctctctcccatcCCTGCCTTCCCACCCCCAAGTCTCCCGAGCCAGGCTCCAGACTGA
- the pth2 gene encoding tuberoinfundibular peptide of 39 residues, translating into MSELPAFPRMSILLLCTLGMTWGFPQPGLPLRTPDDSVEPKQDDYVLFPSISLHDWSIQMMSAPSLRAAADSKAGLMREAWLFAPERAEASMETAWPDEWSPQGAGTVKRNMVVADDAAFREKSKLLTSMERQKWLNSYMQKLLVVNSS; encoded by the exons ATGTCAGAACTGCCTGCTTTTCCTCGAATGTCCATTCTGTTGCTTTGCACTCTGGGTATGACCTGGGGCTTCCCTCAGCCTGGACTACCTCTCAG AACTCCTGATGATTCAGTGGAACCTAAACAAGATGACTATGTCCtcttcccctccatctctctccatgATTGGAGCATTCAAATGATGTCAGCCCCCAgcctcagagcagcagcagatagcaAGGCAGGACTGATGAGGGAAGCGTGGCTGTTTGCACCAGAAAGGGCAGAGGCGAG CATGGAGACGGCGTGGCCTGATGAATGGTCGCCTCAGGGTGCTGGCACGGTGAAGAGGAACATGGTAGTGGCTGATGACGCTGCCTTCAGAGAAAAGAGTAAACTCCTCACCTCCATGGAGAGACAGAAGTGGCTGAACTCCTACATGCAGAAACTACTGGTGGTTAACTCTTCATGA